GCTTGGCGAGCTCGCCCACGGTGATCGCTTCGGGAACGACCACGTCGCGGACCTGCTTTTCACGCGGCTTGGCAGGGCCGCCCTGTGCGCGGCGTTCCTTTTCGCGGGCACGCTTGAGCGCGGCGAGCGAACGCGCGCGGCGCCCCTCGTCCTCGTTGAGAGCCTTGGAGACTGTAAGCTTCCCGGAACGGCGCTTGTCCTTGCCCCCGCCGGTATCCTTGACCGCGCGCTTGTCTTCCTTCTTCTTCTTTTCGGGGCGCTTGGGTTCGGGCCGAGCGACGGGTGTAAACTTGCGCGGCGAAGGTGTGGGCGTGCTTTTCGTTGCAGCGCCAGAATCCGCGTCAGCGTCAGCATCAGCACCAGCATCCTGCGCTTCAGCTTCCGCCTTCTTCTCTTCAGCAGCAAGCTTTTTCGCTTCTGCCTCGGCCTTCTTGTTTTCTTCGGCGCGCTTTTTCTCTTCGGCGGCTTCCTTCTTGGCTCGCTGCTCGTCACGCTTGCGCGCTTCCTCTGCGAGCCTCAGGCGCTCTTCCTCAGCTTCGCGCTGGAGGCGCGCGACGCGTTCCTGCGGGGTCTCGGTGTCCGCAGCCTTGGCGGCAGGCTTCTTCGCTGCAGGCTTTTTGGCCGCTGGCTCGGGAGCTGGTGCCGGCTCGGGTGCAGGCGCCGGTTCGGGCGCGGGAGCCTCGCCAGGCTTCACGAGCTTGCGGCGGCGCTTCACTTCGACCGCGACCTTGTTGGTGCGGCCGTGGCTGAAGGTCTGCTTGACCTCGCCAGCATCGACCGCCCTCTTCAGGCCCAGCGGTTTACGTGCAGGTTTTTTATCTTCGTCGCTCATTCTAGCTCGTTAGTCCTTCGTAAGTATTCTATCGGTCGTCGCACGTTTCGGCGGGCATTGCATCCTCGCAAGCGGCTGAATTGCCACTCACAAATCGCGAAAGGCGGTTTGCTGCCTGCGCCACGCGGGTCGCCGCGCGTGCCGGATTTGACCCCTGCAGATCGGTCGGCTGCCCTGAAACGCCCAGATGGACGACATTTTCGCGGCCCAATGCCACGGAAAGCGTGTCGCGGTCCAGTGGCAAGACCAATCCGCGTCTCCCCGACCCTTCGAGATCGGAACCGACCCGCCATGCCTGGTCGAGCCGTTTTCGCGAACCTTCGCTGCTGTCGCTTGCATGCAAAAGCAGTGCGATCCGCCCTGCCCTCGCCTGTTCCTCGATCCGGCTGGAGCCGAGCACGATATTGCCTGCGCGCAGTTCCAGGCCGAGCCTGTCGGTGAGGTGACGCGTCAGTGCCATCTCGACCTGCTGCGGCAAATCATCCGAGTAGGAAAGCGTCGTGCCTTCCGGCCCACCTTTGAACGCACGCATTAGCGCCCGTTTGAGATGGCCCTCGGCGATGGCGCTTTCAAGCGCCGCGCGATCGGGCGCGATCCAGGCCCCGCGCCCGGGTGCCCTAGCGCCCGGATCAGGAAGCACTTCTCCGGCAGGAGAGATCGCCAGCCGCACGAGGCTTTCGCGCGGATGGCTCTCCCCGGAAAGGATGCAGCGCCGCTCGCTCCCGGAAGCCTGATCGGTCTTCGGGGAGGAGCCCTTGTCAGCGATGTCGGGGTTTACGCGCTCATTGGGTGGAGTCCGCATCGGCGGCCTCCTCAGCGGGAGCGGCAGTCGGCTCCTCGTCTTCGAACCAGTGAGCGCGGGCCGCCATGATGATCTCGTTGCCCTGCTCTTCGGTCAGGCCGTATTCGCCGAGCACTCCGCCCTTGTCCTGCTCGCGTTGCGGACGTCGCATGGGCGGGCCGTCGGCATTGTTGCGGCGACGCGGCGCTTCGCGCTTTTTCGCGATCAATTCGTCGGTGGCGAGATCGGCCAGGTCGTCGAGTGTCTTGATACCGGCCTTGCCAAGCGTAACCAGCATGGCTTCGGTAAGGTGCGGGATGTCGGCAAGCGCATCTTCGACGCCCAGCGCGCGGCGCTCCTCACGATAGGCGGCTTCCTGGCGCTCAAGCGCTTCGATAGCGCGGCTCTGGAGTTCCTCGGCAAGCTCCTCGTCGAAACCTTCGATGCTGGCGAGTTCGGCCTGCTCAACATACGCCACTTCCTCGAGCATCGCGAAGCCTTCGGCCACAAGCAGCTGAGAGAGGGTTTCGTCGACGTCGAGCTCTTCCTCGAACATCTTGGAGCGTTCGGCGAATTCCTTGGAGCGCTTTTCGGAAGCTTCTTCCTCGGTCATGATGTCGATCTGGTGGCCGGTGAGCTGGCTGGCGAGACGCACGTTCTGGCCACGACGACCGATCGCAAGCGAAAGCTGGTCGTCGGGAACGACGACCTCGATGCGACCATCTTCCTCGTCGAGAACCACGCGAGCCACAGTTGCCGGCTGGAGCGCGTTCACAACAAAGGTCGCGGTGTCTTCGGACCACGGGATGATGTCGATCTTTTCGCCCTGCAATTCCTGCACCACGGCCTGCACGCGGCTACCCTTCATGCCGACGCAGGCGCCGACAGGATCGATGCTCGAGTCGTGGCTGATGACGCCGATCTTGGCACGGCTTCCCGGATCGCGTGCTGCGGCCTTGATCTCGATGATGCCGTCGTAGATTTCAGGCACTTCCTGCGCGAACAGCTTTTTCATGAAATCGGGATGCGCACGGCTGAGGAAGATCTGGGGGCCGCGATTGTTGCGCTCAACCTTGGTGATGAGCGCGCGTACACGTTCGCCGACACGCGCGGCTTCGCGCGGGATCTGCTGGTCGCGGCGGATCACACCTTCTGCACGGCCAAGGTTGACGATCACATGGCCGAACTCGACCGATTTGATCACGCCGGTAATGACTTCGCCAGCGCGGTCCTTGAATTCCTCGTACTGGCGCTCACGCTCGGCATCACGAACTTTCTGAAAGATCACCTGCTTGGCCGACTGAGCGTCAATGCGACCGAGATCGACCGGGGGCAGCGGATCGACGATGAAATCACCGACCTTTGCTCCCGGCTGGAGCTTTTGCGCCTGCTTGAGATCGACCTGCTTGAAATAGTCATCGACCTCCTCGACGACCTCGACCACGCGCCACAGCGTGAGATCGCCGGTCTGCGGATCGAGCTTTGCGCGGATGTCGTTCTCTGCACCATAGCGGTTGCGCGCGCTTTTCTGGATCGCTTCTTCCATCGCTTCGATAACGATCGCCTTGTCGATCATCTTTTCCGAAGCGACCGCGTTCGCGATTGCAAGCAATTCAGCCTTGTTGGCGGAAATGGCACTGGCCATCAGTCGTCTGCCTTTTCTTCTGTGTCTTCGAGTAGTTCATCGGCGCCGCTCGCATCGAGCGGCTTGGTGGCGGCAATCAGCTTGTCGGTCAGGACCAGCTTTGCCGTATGTATCTGTTCGCGCGGGAGTTCAACCGCGCCGAGCTTGGCGTCGTCGAGCTTCACCATGCCATTTTCGAAGCCGGCAAGCTCGCCTTTGAATACGCGCTGGCCTTTCTGATCGCCAGACCAGCCCTTGGCCATCACGATGCGTGCCTCATGCCCCGCCCATTCGGTAAAATCCTTCTCACGCGTGAGTGGACGGTCGATCCCGGGCGACGAGACTTCGAGGTGATAGGCACCTTCGACCAGCACGTCGCCAGCTTCCTCGCGTGCATCGATCATGTCGGAGATGCGGCGCGACAGGGCTGCGCATTGCTCGATCACAAGCTGGCCGGTCGCCGGGTCCTCGGCCATCACCTGCAAAGCCTGGCCGCCATCGCCCGCCTCGGACGGCATCATCTGCACGCGCACGAGTTCGAAACCCAGCGCTTTCGCTTCGGGTTCGATCAGGTCTGCAATACGTGCGATGTCGGTCATCGGGGTCCGTTGTAATCAATGTCTGTGACAAAGCCGCTTCGAGCCGGCCCCTCGCGGCGCCAGCATCCAAACTTGTATCGACAATGTCGGGATGACGGTCAGATAGGCGCGGTTCGGACGCTTTGCAACGAAAAAGGAGCAATAACCTACAACCTACTCTGCAGCCTCTTCCATCAATCCGTGCTTCTTGATGCAATGACGCAGCTGATCGTAGCTGAGGCCCAGGGCCTTCGCGGTCTGACGCTGGTTCCAGCGGTGCTTACCGAGCGCATGCTCGACGATCGAGCGTTCGTGAAGGTCAACCGCCGCACGCAAGTCATCAACCTGGTCGAAATCCACCCCGGGCGGCACCGCCCCCGGCAGGGGCGCGGGTGCTGCTGGCGAACCAATGGGAGCATGCTCGGGCCCGCGATGGGGCGGTGCAGCCGGTTTCCACGGGCTCTCGAATGGGTCGAACTGGACATACGAAACCGGTGCGTCGGGATCGTCCCAACGATAGACCGCGCGTTCGATCACGTTGCGCAGCTCGCGAACATTGCCGGGCCAATCGTATTTTTCGAGCTCGTCGCGCACATGCTCGGCAAACCCCGGCCAGTTGTGCCAGTCGAGCTCTGCCGCCATGCGACGGGCAAAATATTCGGCAAGCACGGTCACGTCGCCTTCGCGCACGCGCAAAGGAGGGAGCGTGATCACCTCGAAGCTGAGCCGGTCCAGCAGGTCCGCGCGAAATTCTCCGGACTTGGCCAGTGCCGGCAGGTCGTCATTGGTCGCCGCAACGATGCGCACGTCGACGCGGATCGGGCGCGATGACCCGATGCGCGTTACCTCACCGTATTCGACTGCCCTTAGCAACCGTTCTTGCGCGCCCATGGACAAAGTGCCCAGTTCGTCGAGAAACAGCGTGCCTTTGTCGGCTTCTTCGAACCTTCCAGCGCGCGCTTTGGTAGCACCAGTAAACGCGCCAGCCTCGTGGCCGAACAACTCGGCCTCGATAAGCGTTTCCGGGAGTGCCGCGCAATTCATGGTGACGAGCGGCTCGTCCCAGCGGGTGGAAAGGCGGTGAAGGCGCTCGGCGATGAGTTCCTTGCCGGTACCGCGTTCGCCGATGACGAGCACCGGGCGGCTCATCGGAGCGGCGCGCGAGGCCCGCTCCACCGCGTCGAGAAAGGCGCCGGACTGGCCGATAAACTGATTTTCCCGCTCCACCCGACTTCCTTTCACGCCAAGGTATAGTGAAATTTCCCAATGCTTGGCAATAGAAACCAACACGTTCATCCACGCTTCAGGAAAAAACGGCGGAATTCAGGTGTTTCGAGGATTTGGCACGAGGGTTGCAGATCGGTTGGCAAGAACGGCGAAGAACTCGGCACTGGGCCGGTACGACGCCAAATCCGGGAGGAACCCACGCAATGGAAAAAAGCCTGTCTATCGTCAAAGGTTACTGGGCCAAAAGCTTTTGGAACAGCAAACTTGGTCAGGCCGCAATCGCGAGTATCGTCGCCATGAGCGCGATGGTGATCGTGACAACTCAATTCGGCCCTGGCGAGGCGCATGCCGCGACCATGGCCCAGCCGGGCGCCCACGGCGTCGTGCTGGTCGAGATCGCTTGAGCATCCTCGTGAGCAAGCGCGATAAAGATACCCTCGGGCCGGAGCGGGCAAAGTCCCCCGCGAAGGCTGCGTCCGGCGCCGCCTCCCCTGCGCGCCTGGCCAGCCACTCCGCTTCGGCCCAAAGGAATGCCGGGGCGTTGCTGCGCCCGGAAAAGCTCTCGCGCCTCGACGCCGAAATCGAAGCCTTGCGCAGAAGCCCGACCCCGACGCAGTCTGAGCGTAACAAGCGCGACGCCGAGTCGGGCAAGAGCGCAACGAACCCGTTTCTAGATGGAGTAGCCTTTATGGGCATTTTCAGCCGCACCCGTGACATCATCGCCGCGAACTTCAACGACCTGCTCGATAATGCGGACGATCCATCCAAGATGATCCGCATGATCATCCTCGAGATGGAGGAGACGCTGGTCGAGGTCCGGGCGAGCGCGGCGCGCACGATTGCCGACCAGAAGGAAATGCATCGCCACGTCGTAAAGCTCGACAAGCTGCAGGCCGACTGGGCGGAAAAGGCGCAGCTGGCGCTATCGAAAGATCGCGAAGACCTCGCCCGCGCGGCGCTGGTCGAAAAGAAGAAGGCCGGCGACATGGCCGACCAGTTGAAGGCGGAAATCGCCGTGCTCGACGATGCGCTGCGTGCGTACGAAGATGACATCCAGAAGCTGCAGCATCGCTTGCGTGAGGCCCGCAGCCGCCAGACCGCCATCGCGGCGCGTCTCGAAAGCGCGGAGAACCGCGTCAAGTTGCGCACGCTGATGAGCACTGAACGCACCGACGAGGCGCTCGCGCGCTTCGACCAGCTCGAACGCCGCGTCGATTACGCGGAAGGCCGCGCAGACTCGCTCGCCATAGCGGAAGGCGGCACGCCTTCGCTTTCCGACGAGATCGCCGCGCTCGAAGGCGCCGACGCGATCGATGACGAACTTGAACAGATGAAGAAGGCGCTCGGCAAGCCCGACAGTGCCAAGAAGGAGGGTTAAGAAGGTGGATCCCGAATTTGTCGTAGTGCCCATGATCCTGATCGGATTGCCGTGGCTTATCCTCCACTACGTGACCAAGTGGAAAACCGCGGCGACCATCACCAGCGACGACGAGGTGCTGCTCGAAGAGCTCTATAACCTCGCCAAGCGCCTTGATGAGCGGATGGACACGGTCGAGCGCCTCGTCGCTTCTGACGATCCCTCGTTCAACCCCGTCAAGCGCCTGATGGCCGACCAGGATACCGACAACCAGCAACTGCGCGAGCTCGAACAATTGCTCGCCGAGAAGAAAGGAGCCCAGCAATGAATTCGCCCCGCACCACGCTCTACCGTGACAAGCACAATGCGAAGCTGATGGGCGTATGCTCGGGCGTCGCAGAATATACCGGCGTCAACGTCTTCTGGATCCGCTTCGCCGCATTCCTGTCGATCTTTATGACCGGCGGCTGGACGATCCCGGCCTACTTCATCGCAGGCTTCCTTCTGAACAAGAAACCGCCGCATCTCTATCGCGACGAAAGCGAGCAGAAGTACTGGCAGCGCGTGCGGCAGAGCCCAAAGCGCACCGCCCGCGAAATCCGCGCCAACTTCCGCGATATCGACCGCCGCCTGGCCGCCGTCGAGACCCACTACGTCAGCAGCAATCCGCGCCTGACCGCCGAAATCGAGCGCCTGCGCTGATCGCCGACTACGTAAGGGAGGGACTAGATTATGGATTCCGGCACAATTGGAGTGTTCATTCCGATTATCGCGATCATCATGGGTTGCAGCATTGCGATGATGGGCGTGTGGACGAAGCACCGGGAAAAGATAGCGAAGCTGCAGGTGGACACGACCGCCGAACACACGGCGGAGAAGGCCGCGCAATATGCGAGCCAGGTGCAAAAGCTTGAAGACCGGGTCCAGGTGCTCGAACGCATCGTCACGGATCGCGGCTACAATGTCGCGACCCAGATCGAGGCGCTGCGCGACACCGTCGAAACCGAACAGAAGGATAGCGGCGTTCCGCTCGATATCCAGAACAAGGAGAAAGCGTAATGGACTGGGGTGGACCGTCCTTCATCGTGGCAATCATCGCCATCAGCACTATCGGCTGGGTCGTTAACAACTGGATCCGCGCCAAGCACGGATACGAACTCGAAGACGAATGGGGCGGCAAGACTCCGCGCGGCGACAGCCAGGAGACCAAGCGTCTCAAGCAGGAGAACCGCGAACTCCATGACAAGCTCGACGCGATGCAGGACCGCATGATCGTGCTCGAAAAGATCGTGACCGATCGCGGCTATTCGCTCGCCGACGAGATCGAAGCGCTGCGTGATACCCCAACCGCCGGGAACGGCATCCCTCTCAATCTCGACCGAAAGCAAAAGGCATGAGCATCGACGCAGCAGCCAATCTCGCCCCCCACTTGCCATGGATAATCGGCGGCGGACTCGCCCTCGGAGCGGCGGGTATCGCGGGCTGGATCCACACGACCCGGCTTCGGATCAAGCACGGCTATCCGCTGGAAAACAGCTGGGGCAAGGCGATCTATCCCAAGACCGATAACGAAGCGAAGCAACGTGTGACGCTGCTGACCCAGGAAAATGCCGAACTTCGCGCTGAGCTTTCGGCAGTCAAGGATCGGCTCGTGAACGTCGAGAAGATCGTGACCGACAGCGGCTACCACCTCGGCAGCGAGATCGACAAACTTCGCGAGCGCTCGCTCGAGCATCGGTCCGATGAAGGGAGCGCATGATGGACGAGTTGCAACTTATCTTCACATTCGTGACTGTCGCGCTGGTGATAGTGGGCATCGCGATCAACGGGATCGTAAGCAAGGTGCTCGACTACAAGAAGTCGCAGGATCATCACAAGCATGGCGTTAACGCCCCAGTCGGCGATCTGGCAGAACGCACCGAGATCATCGAAGACCGGCTGCGCGTGCTCGAACGCCTCGCGACCGACCGCGGGCAGCTCCTTTCGGACGAGATCGAAGCGCTGCGTGATCGCGCGATCGGAAACGATAAGGCCAAGGAGCGCGCCTGATGTTCGGTGCCGATACCCCCCTCGTGATTGACGCCCTGCAGATGGCCGCAGTTGCGGTGGTCGCTGGTGGCGCCGGAGTTTACCTGCTGATGCGTCGTCGTCGCACATCTACCGATGCCGCTTCGACCGATGCTCCGCGAAGATCGATGGACCTCGAAGAGCGAGTCCAGGTGCTTGAACGGATCGCGACCGACCGCTCGATCGATCTGGCCGAGGAAATCGAGGTCCTTCGCGAAGAGCGTGACCGCAAGCTTGAGGCCACTCCGCAATGAGCTGGGTCAGCATCGCCTTGATCGCCTTCGTGTGCATGTGGATTTACGAGCGCGGACGCGTACAGCGCCTGCGCCGCGAAAAGCGCGCACTTATCGAACGGGTCGAACAGGTCGAGAGCGTTGCCGCGCCGGCGACCGTCGAACAGGACGAGATCGACTCCGCCGAGCTTAAAGAACTGCGTGAGCGCGTGCAGGTGCTCGAACGGATCGCAACCGATGAAAACAGTTCCGAAGCGCGCAAGGCGCAGCGGATCGCCCGTGAAATCGAAAGCCTGCGCGGCGATATCGCGCGGCGCTCCTCGGAAAAGACGGAGGATGTGAGCGAATGATGGACCCCCTTTTCGTTATTGCCGCCACCTGCCTTGTCGGCATCAGCGTTGTCGCGTTTGCCCTGTTACGGGCATGGCAAGGCTGGCTCGACCTGAAGCGGGAGGAGCTTGATCGTCCCTCAACTCCCGGCTCGCAGGGCTCGGCGCCCGAGATCGAAGGCGGTGCCGGCGTAGGCGCGGCACGGATCGAGATGGCCGACCTCAAGGAGCGCATCAAGAAGCTTGAGGCAATCGCCAGCGGCGTGGAACTGTAACTGGACATGCCATGCGCTGCCCTTACATAGCGCGCCATGAGACCCCTCTCCGACATTCTTGAAGAATACGAATTTCTCGAAGGCGATGAACGCTATCGCCTGCTCATCGAGCTTGGCCGTGAACTCGAGGAGATGCCCGAAGCCTTGAAGACCGATGCGACGCTGGTGCGCGGATGTTCGGCGGCTGTCTGGGTCTATCCTACCGAAGCTGGTGACAGGCTCCACTTCCTCGCCGACAGCAACGCCGCGATCACCAAGGGCATTGTCGCGCTCGTCATCTCCGCAGTGCAGGACAAGCCGGCAAAGGAAGTCGCCGAGATGGATTTCGCCGCTGCGCTCGATCCGTTCGATCTCAAGAACCAGCTGTCGAGTAACCGCACCCAAGGCGTTCCCAATATGATTGCGCTGGTCAAGGAACACGCCGCGCGGCTTGCGGCAGCATAAGGGCGCGACGGTATGCGCCCTCTCTATCTTGTCGGGGGTTTTGCTGCATTGGCGCTGGCGGGCATCGGCGTGGCGCTGCCGATCATGCCTACGGTACCGTTCCTCCTGGTCGCGGTCTTCTGTTTTGCGCGGAGCAATCCGGCACTGGAAAAGCGCATCCTCGACCATCCGCACTGGGGACCTCAAGTGCGCGA
The Erythrobacter sp. THAF29 DNA segment above includes these coding regions:
- a CDS encoding DUF448 domain-containing protein codes for the protein MRTPPNERVNPDIADKGSSPKTDQASGSERRCILSGESHPRESLVRLAISPAGEVLPDPGARAPGRGAWIAPDRAALESAIAEGHLKRALMRAFKGGPEGTTLSYSDDLPQQVEMALTRHLTDRLGLELRAGNIVLGSSRIEEQARAGRIALLLHASDSSEGSRKRLDQAWRVGSDLEGSGRRGLVLPLDRDTLSVALGRENVVHLGVSGQPTDLQGSNPARAATRVAQAANRLSRFVSGNSAACEDAMPAETCDDR
- the nusA gene encoding transcription termination factor NusA, with protein sequence MASAISANKAELLAIANAVASEKMIDKAIVIEAMEEAIQKSARNRYGAENDIRAKLDPQTGDLTLWRVVEVVEEVDDYFKQVDLKQAQKLQPGAKVGDFIVDPLPPVDLGRIDAQSAKQVIFQKVRDAERERQYEEFKDRAGEVITGVIKSVEFGHVIVNLGRAEGVIRRDQQIPREAARVGERVRALITKVERNNRGPQIFLSRAHPDFMKKLFAQEVPEIYDGIIEIKAAARDPGSRAKIGVISHDSSIDPVGACVGMKGSRVQAVVQELQGEKIDIIPWSEDTATFVVNALQPATVARVVLDEEDGRIEVVVPDDQLSLAIGRRGQNVRLASQLTGHQIDIMTEEEASEKRSKEFAERSKMFEEELDVDETLSQLLVAEGFAMLEEVAYVEQAELASIEGFDEELAEELQSRAIEALERQEAAYREERRALGVEDALADIPHLTEAMLVTLGKAGIKTLDDLADLATDELIAKKREAPRRRNNADGPPMRRPQREQDKGGVLGEYGLTEEQGNEIIMAARAHWFEDEEPTAAPAEEAADADSTQ
- the rimP gene encoding ribosome maturation protein RimP: MTDIARIADLIEPEAKALGFELVRVQMMPSEAGDGGQALQVMAEDPATGQLVIEQCAALSRRISDMIDAREEAGDVLVEGAYHLEVSSPGIDRPLTREKDFTEWAGHEARIVMAKGWSGDQKGQRVFKGELAGFENGMVKLDDAKLGAVELPREQIHTAKLVLTDKLIAATKPLDASGADELLEDTEEKADD
- the pspF gene encoding phage shock protein operon transcriptional activator, giving the protein MERENQFIGQSGAFLDAVERASRAAPMSRPVLVIGERGTGKELIAERLHRLSTRWDEPLVTMNCAALPETLIEAELFGHEAGAFTGATKARAGRFEEADKGTLFLDELGTLSMGAQERLLRAVEYGEVTRIGSSRPIRVDVRIVAATNDDLPALAKSGEFRADLLDRLSFEVITLPPLRVREGDVTVLAEYFARRMAAELDWHNWPGFAEHVRDELEKYDWPGNVRELRNVIERAVYRWDDPDAPVSYVQFDPFESPWKPAAPPHRGPEHAPIGSPAAPAPLPGAVPPGVDFDQVDDLRAAVDLHERSIVEHALGKHRWNQRQTAKALGLSYDQLRHCIKKHGLMEEAAE
- the pspA gene encoding phage shock protein PspA, with amino-acid sequence MLRPEKLSRLDAEIEALRRSPTPTQSERNKRDAESGKSATNPFLDGVAFMGIFSRTRDIIAANFNDLLDNADDPSKMIRMIILEMEETLVEVRASAARTIADQKEMHRHVVKLDKLQADWAEKAQLALSKDREDLARAALVEKKKAGDMADQLKAEIAVLDDALRAYEDDIQKLQHRLREARSRQTAIAARLESAENRVKLRTLMSTERTDEALARFDQLERRVDYAEGRADSLAIAEGGTPSLSDEIAALEGADAIDDELEQMKKALGKPDSAKKEG
- the pspB gene encoding envelope stress response membrane protein PspB, yielding MDPEFVVVPMILIGLPWLILHYVTKWKTAATITSDDEVLLEELYNLAKRLDERMDTVERLVASDDPSFNPVKRLMADQDTDNQQLRELEQLLAEKKGAQQ
- the pspC gene encoding envelope stress response membrane protein PspC, with protein sequence MNSPRTTLYRDKHNAKLMGVCSGVAEYTGVNVFWIRFAAFLSIFMTGGWTIPAYFIAGFLLNKKPPHLYRDESEQKYWQRVRQSPKRTAREIRANFRDIDRRLAAVETHYVSSNPRLTAEIERLR
- a CDS encoding SufE family protein, which encodes MRPLSDILEEYEFLEGDERYRLLIELGRELEEMPEALKTDATLVRGCSAAVWVYPTEAGDRLHFLADSNAAITKGIVALVISAVQDKPAKEVAEMDFAAALDPFDLKNQLSSNRTQGVPNMIALVKEHAARLAAA
- a CDS encoding YbaN family protein, translating into MRPLYLVGGFAALALAGIGVALPIMPTVPFLLVAVFCFARSNPALEKRILDHPHWGPQVRDWQERRAIRRPAKVAAIGAMAIGVGFTYLTLGFPYAWISVAILVIAGTWIATRNE